A region of the Muricauda sp. MAR_2010_75 genome:
AAACTCCTTTTTGTGCGACAGGTCTAGAATCTCCAACGGGGTATATCCAAACCAGTACAATGCCGCGATGATACTTCCCGCACTGGATCCGGAAACATCTTCCGGAAATATCCCGTGGTCGTTAAGGGCCTGAAGGACCCCTATATGGGCAGCTCCCCTTGCACCTCCTCCTGACAAAGCAATTCCAATCAATGGAATCTTTTAAATTGTTTTTACTCCTTCAACAATTTAAGTATAATTGGAAGTACCACCAATAACAATGGCAATGCGAAGACCAACCCTCCGATGACGGCAATCGCCAAGGGCTGGTGCAACTGGGCCCCTGCTCCGATACCCAGGGCCAAGGGGATCAAGGCCATGATTGCGGCAGTGGCTGTCATTAATTTGGGCCGCAATCGTTGCGCTATGGAATATTCGATCTTTTGTGGGTGTGATAACGAAACATCACATTCTTGGTACTGTTGATAGGTAAAAATGGCATTCTCCCCGATAATCCCAACTATCATAATGATACCTGTGTAACTTCCTACATTCAAAGGTGTTCCTGTCAATAATAGACTCAACAGACAACCTGCAACCCCTAAAATGGCAATGAATATGATGGCAAGAGCAATCTTGATCTTTCTGAACAGAAACAATATGACGGTAAAGACCAACAGTACCGCGGCAATCAAAATGAGCATCAATTCCTTAAAAGCCTGTTGTTGTTGCTGGTATTCCCCTCCATATTCAATATGATACCCCGGGGGAAGGCTGATCTTCGTGGACAGATTGTTTCGGATATCGGTCAAGGTAGACCCAAGGTCCCTGTTGTTCAAGCGAGCCGTAACGACCCCTATGGATTTTTGGTTTTCCCGATTGATCTCTGCCACTCCCTTCCCTATTTCAATTTTCGCCACTTTTTGTAAGGGTACAATATCCCCACTGGGCAATTGCAGGGTCATTTGTTGGATATCGGAAACCGAATTGGTGTTGGTGCCGGGAAATACCAACCGGATATTCACTACCTGCTCCCTTTCAATTATACTACTGATGACCACCCCTTGGATCTGGGTTTCCAGTTGCTCGATATTGGCGAACTGGTTGTTCTCGATCTTGGTCAACAAGGTCAAGCGCTTGGTCATTTGGGAGAGTCGCTGTATATCCCTTTGGATGGAAGTGAGTTGTTCGAACTGCTGGTCGTCCA
Encoded here:
- a CDS encoding efflux RND transporter permease subunit, with amino-acid sequence MIRKTSKTFLGISALLMLVSTVALYFYLRNLLQSEVEEELRSTEARIESSLIENPEPFQLSPVVEIQKVSRLGNEVLKDTIIYDPSQDEMEEFRELSTFSAINGENYRITVRALVVESENILIAVVISYLVIILLVFLFLFYVNRSRNQKLWTPFFHNLEQMKRFSLSSDAPIALMDSGILEFSELNSEIKILTNKVRSDYRNLKQYTEDVSHEMQTPLAIIQAKIENVINMEEPLDDQQFEQLTSIQRDIQRLSQMTKRLTLLTKIENNQFANIEQLETQIQGVVISSIIEREQVVNIRLVFPGTNTNSVSDIQQMTLQLPSGDIVPLQKVAKIEIGKGVAEINRENQKSIGVVTARLNNRDLGSTLTDIRNNLSTKISLPPGYHIEYGGEYQQQQQAFKELMLILIAAVLLVFTVILFLFRKIKIALAIIFIAILGVAGCLLSLLLTGTPLNVGSYTGIIMIVGIIGENAIFTYQQYQECDVSLSHPQKIEYSIAQRLRPKLMTATAAIMALIPLALGIGAGAQLHQPLAIAVIGGLVFALPLLLVVLPIILKLLKE
- a CDS encoding patatin-like phospholipase family protein; the protein is MIGIALSGGGARGAAHIGVLQALNDHGIFPEDVSGSSAGSIIAALYWFGYTPLEILDLSHKKEFLKIFKLGIFNKRFTLLK